In Dioscorea cayenensis subsp. rotundata cultivar TDr96_F1 chromosome 26, TDr96_F1_v2_PseudoChromosome.rev07_lg8_w22 25.fasta, whole genome shotgun sequence, the following proteins share a genomic window:
- the LOC120253218 gene encoding protein ALP1-like: MDSWAVNERTRPLAAAFTTVIVIIVYLVEEMHVTRPGRSKEPSIFRDLTRKRHMERILRGGQDYCVSYLRMDVGPFLHLSSIFRDKHLLVDSRHVSVEEQLAIFLHIVGHNTKNRIMRVEFLRSGETISRYFNNVLRAVCAIRDDFVHPPSGTCHHEIETNPNWYPFFKDCVGLLDGTHVDASVPSNEIPRFRGRKGPTQNVLAVVNPDLQFTYVLAGWEGSANDFTVLKDVLARPHPEGLKVLEGKYYLVDAGYTTMNGFIAPYRGVRYHLKEHSGRPPTNPKELFNLRHSMLRSRVERAFGTLKNRFKILTSHPFFPFRTQVKLVLGCCIIHNYIAGVDPSDRILLEGSTQQDEYINASQTRSQRAQREENRQWVELRDNIANDMWNRYNGFV; encoded by the exons ATGGATAGTTGGGCAGTTAATGAGCGCACGAGGCCATTGGCTGCTGCGTTCACAACTGTTATTGTCATTATTGTGTACCTAGTAGAGGAAATGCATGTTACTAGGCCGGGCAGAAGTAAAGAACCATCAATTTTTCGTGACCTAACTAGGAAACGACATATGGAACGCATTCTTAGGGGTGGGCAAGATTATTGCGTAAGCTATCTTAGAATGGATGTAGGTCCTTTCTTACATCTTTCTTCCATCTTCCGTGACAAGCACCTCCTCGTAGACAGTAGACATGTGTCGGTCGAGGAACAATTAGCCATCTTCTTGCATATAGTTGGCCACAACACCAAGAACAGGATAATGCGAGTTGAGTTCCTACGATCTGGGGAAACCATTAGCCGATATTTTAACAATGTCCTCCGAGCTGTGTGCGCCATCCGTGATGATTTTGTTCACCCCCCAAGTGGTACTTGCCATCACGAAATAGAGACGAACCCAAATTGGTACCCTTTCTTTAAG GATTGTGTGGGTCTATTAGACGGGACACATGTTGATGCTTCTGTCCCTTCTAATGAAATACCACGGTTCCGTGGCCGAAAGGGTCCAACACAAAATGTCCTCGCGGTGGTGAACCCTGACTTACAGTTCACCTATGTGTTGGCGGGTTGGGAAGGCTCAGCAAATGACTTCACTGTGTTAAAAGATGTATTAGCACGACCACATCCCGAGGGGTTGAAGGTGTTAGAAG GAAAATACTATTTGGTAGACGCTGGGTACACAACAATGAATGGTTTCATAGCACCGTACCGCGGCGTTAGGTATCACCTAAAGGAACATAGTGGCAGGCCACCAACCAATCCGAAAGAATTGTTCAATCTCCGGCACTCAATGTTACGCTCCCGAGTTGAGCGTGCTTTCGGCACATTGAAGAACCGTTTTAAGATTCTAACCTCTCACCCATTTTTCCCCTTCAGGACTCAGGTTAAGCTCGTCCTTGGGTGTTGCATCATTCATAACTATATTGCAGGTGTCGACCCGAGTGATAGGATATTGCTTGAAGGAAGCACACAGCAAGATGAATATATTAATGCGTCACAAACCCGATCACAACGAGCACAACGTGAGGAAAATAGGCAGTGGGTGGAGTTGAGGGATAACATTGCAAATGACATGTGGAATCGCTACAATGGCTTCGTCTGA